In Leptodactylus fuscus isolate aLepFus1 chromosome 2, aLepFus1.hap2, whole genome shotgun sequence, one genomic interval encodes:
- the LOC142194219 gene encoding olfactory receptor 52A1-like, producing MMNSTFYPTYFLLVGIPGLEHEHIWISIPFSIIYIFALLGNLLVMAVILVSSRLHEPMYIFLSMLACNDGLLCTSFAPKILSVFWFNDRAISFNGCLLQMFFIHSFSSIESGFLVSMAYDRYIAIYKPLRYSSIITRRLIVRLVIVFLVRAVVLVGPCIVMIKTFPGFKTNIIRHSYCEHMAVVKLADADIRINSKLGLLVAFTILGVDLLLIFLSYIMIFNAVFRLPSKDARLKTFNTCTPHISVFLSFYGMAIFSFLSHRYGKNIPTYIHIIFSDIYLLVPPLLNPLVYGIKSNLIREEIWKLLQRPFRWVVR from the coding sequence atgatgaactccaccTTCTATCCCACCTACTTCCTACTGGTCGGTATTCCAGGCTTAGAACATGAACATATCTGGATCTCCATCCCTTTCTCTATCATTTATATATTTGCTTTGCTTGGAAACCTCTTAGTGATGGCCGTCATCCTCGTGTCTTCTAGACTCCATGAGCCTATGTATATATTCCTTTCCATGTTGGCATGTAATGATGGTCTTCTTTGTACGAGCTTCGCTCCCAAAATTTTGTCTGTCTTCTGGTTCAATGACAGAGCCATTAGCTTTAATGGATGTCTTCTCCAGATGTTCTTCATTCATTCCTTCTCCAGTATTGAATCTGGATTCTTGGTTTCCATGGCTTATGACCGTTACATCGCCATATATAAGCCTCTCCGATATAGCTCCATAATAACCAGGAGGCTCATAGTCAGACTGGTCATCGTGTTCCTGGTCAGGGCAGTTGTTCTGGTCGGTCCTTGTATTGTTATGATAAAGACGTTCCCTGGATTCAAGACCAACATCATTAGACATTCCTACTGTGAGCACATGGCCGTGGTGAAGCTCGCTGACGCTGATATACGGATCAATAGTAAACTTGGCCTATTAGTGGCTTTCACCATTCTTGGTGTTGATTTGCTCTTGATCTTCTTATCGTACATCATGATATTCAATGCCGTCTTCCGTCTTCCATCTAAAGACGCTCGTCTGAAAACCTTTAACACCTGCACCCCTCATATCTCTGTGTTTCTGAGCTTTTATGGCATGGCCATATTCTCCTTCTTATCCCACCGATATGGTAAGAATATTCCAACTTATATCCACATTATCTTCTCTGACATCTACCTCCTGGTTCCACCTCTGCTCAACCCACTGGTCTATGGGATAAAGTCAAACCTGATCCGTGAGGAGATCTGGAAACTTCTACAACGACCATTCAGATGGGTTGTAAGATGA